The proteins below come from a single Acaryochloris sp. CCMEE 5410 genomic window:
- a CDS encoding winged helix-turn-helix domain-containing protein, with translation MPRKLYLEPHFSPDELKSHYRASQDPVESRRWHLLWLVSEQTTLTQAAQVVGLNYDYAREIVREYNHNGAHGLRNRRKDKRPHQSRSLLTQDQCAQLLTRLQTPPADGGLWNGPKVAQVIAQMTGVDKVWPQRGWDYLKRLEQSLQCPRPHHRKGEPEAQAAFKKTA, from the coding sequence ATGCCAAGAAAACTATATCTCGAACCCCATTTTTCGCCTGACGAGCTGAAGTCTCATTATCGAGCCAGCCAAGACCCAGTAGAATCGCGCCGCTGGCATCTGCTGTGGCTCGTCAGTGAGCAAACAACGCTAACTCAAGCAGCCCAAGTGGTCGGTCTCAACTACGATTACGCTCGAGAAATCGTCAGGGAGTATAACCACAATGGCGCCCATGGGTTACGCAACCGACGCAAAGATAAGCGACCTCATCAATCTCGCAGTCTTCTGACTCAAGACCAATGTGCACAATTGTTGACTCGTCTACAAACCCCACCCGCCGACGGTGGTCTATGGAACGGCCCCAAAGTAGCCCAGGTCATCGCTCAGATGACAGGAGTCGATAAGGTTTGGCCCCAACGCGGTTGGGACTATCTCAAGCGATTGGAGCAGTCCCTGCAATGCCCACGTCCTCACCACCGTAAAGGTGAACCAGAGGCCCAAGCCGCTTTTAAAAAAACTGCCTAA